CTTTTCAGATAGCCTAAAAGCAATTAAGCCACTAATTATAATACCAATAGAGTATGCTGTATTAGAATATCCCCAGTAACTTTCCGTTTCATTTAATAACTCAGTTACAAAGACAAGTATGATAGACGAAACCCAAATCGTATTTGAGAAAATTTCAAATAAATTTGCTGATACAAAAAGTCTTAATCTAGGATCTCTAGCAACTAACTTCCAACCTTTGAGCAAAATTTCAAGATTTGTCTCTGACTCTAGCACCTCCACTTCAGCCTTAGGAAGAAATAACATCAGAAAGCTAGAAATGATATACAAGATTAAAATGATAAACGTGGTAGGTAACAGACCAATTGTTGCAAACAAGAGTCCACCTAACCCCCACCCCACCAATTGAACGGCTTCACCAGTCATTGACAAAGCTGAGTTAGCCTTACCCAAATCGGTCGCATAGCGTGGCACAATAGCATAGGAAACAGGTGCTGCAAAACCATCTAATATGGAAATTGCAACAACAAATAGATAAATTACCAAAGGCGCTACTGATTGCATTACGGTAAACATTCCTACCAATATCGTCAATAATATAGTCTTTCCAAATTGGGATAAAGATAAAACCCTATTTAGCGCTAACCTTTTAGTAACCAAAGGAACTAAAAGACTCGCAACAAAAGAGGATATTCCTATTAAAATGGGAACTAGTGATGTGGCAATTACTGATTTTGAAATAATGTATATGTTAGCAATGATGGTTACTCTAAAGAAAATATCTGCTAAATTTGCAAACAATTGAGAGACTAACAATTTGATAAATGAATTAGACATATAGCTCTCCCATCTTTGTTTCCAACTTTGGAATTAAAATTTGATTTTTAATATTTTAGCATAAAATAGCAGAAAACAAAAGTGATGGTTTTCACATGAAAAAGCCTGAGATTTTCATCTCAAGCTTTATCAACATAATTGTTTTCTAAATTAGAAAAGTGAGAATACAAGCACGGCCAAGGCTGCACCGAGGATAGGTCCCACAACAGGAATCCAGGCATAAGACCAGTCTCCATCTCCCTTGTTTGAAATTGGAAGGATACTGTGCATGATACGAGGTCCAAGGTCACGAGCTGGGTTCAAGGCATAACCTGTTGTCCCACCTAGTGATAGACCAATACCGACAATCAAAGTTCCCACTGCAAAGGTTCCGATTCCTGCTTGAAGGTCATAAAGCCCCAAAGCAAAGATTGTCAACACCAAAACAAAGGTTCCAAGGATTTCGCTGATCAAGTTTGATACAGTATCTTTGATGGCCGGTCCTGTGCTGAAGGTAGCCAAAATATTTCCTGCATTTTCTTCTGCCTCATAATGCGGTTTGAATTGCAACCAAACCAAAATCTGACCCAGCATAGCCCCTGCGAACTGGGCTAAGATATAAGGCAATACGGAAGCCCAAGGCAAGTCACCTTTTAAAGCTACACCAATTGTCACAGCTGGGTTTAAATGAGCTGGACTGAGCTTGCCAGATACAAATACTGCAACCGCAACTGCAATCCCCCAACCCATAGTAATCACAATCCAACCTGAGTTGTTGCTCTTGGTTTTAGGAAGAACCA
This window of the Streptococcus sp. 116-D4 genome carries:
- a CDS encoding MIP/aquaporin family protein; the protein is MMNELFGEFLGTLILILLGNGVVAGVVLPKTKSNNSGWIVITMGWGIAVAVAVFVSGKLSPAHLNPAVTIGVALKGDLPWASVLPYILAQFAGAMLGQILVWLQFKPHYEAEENAGNILATFSTGPAIKDTVSNLISEILGTFVLVLTIFALGLYDLQAGIGTFAVGTLIVGIGLSLGGTTGYALNPARDLGPRIMHSILPISNKGDGDWSYAWIPVVGPILGAALAVLVFSLF
- a CDS encoding ryptide export MFS transporter, giving the protein MSNSFIKLLVSQLFANLADIFFRVTIIANIYIISKSVIATSLVPILIGISSFVASLLVPLVTKRLALNRVLSLSQFGKTILLTILVGMFTVMQSVAPLVIYLFVVAISILDGFAAPVSYAIVPRYATDLGKANSALSMTGEAVQLVGWGLGGLLFATIGLLPTTFIILILYIISSFLMLFLPKAEVEVLESETNLEILLKGWKLVARDPRLRLFVSANLFEIFSNTIWVSSIILVFVTELLNETESYWGYSNTAYSIGIIISGLIAFRLSEKLLAAKWESILFPLVAMAIVTLTILYFPNAQMFLLFSALVGMLSQLKEVPESVFLQETVEENNLVNVYSVLEVISTLAFSVFVLLMSYITESFGISISFGLSAICLMIEAILIYIRRDYFK